The sequence CAAAACTGTGGCGCAAAGAGTGTATGGAAACTTTTTTTTGATACCGCAATCGGCGACTACAGCCTTCATGGCATTTTGGACACCACCCCGGTCCATATGAGATTTTGCCTTCTGGATGGTTTCCAGTGAACCGTTGGCATTGGGAAAAAGCAGTTTGGGGTGTTGATGTCTTTTCCATAGTTCCCGCAGTCCGACCAGGGTGCGGTCCGGTAAGGGAATTAGCCGGTCTTTATGGCCTTTCCCTCTCCGGATATGGACAAGTTTTCGTGCTGCATCAATATCTCTCACTTGCAGGGACAATGCCTCTCCCAAACGCAGGCCCATGGAATAAGTTGTCAGCAGGAAAACCCGGTAACGCAGTTTGCGTGTCGCACCGATGAGCTTTTCCACCTCACCAGGAGTCAAAATGTCCGGAATGGTTTTAACCTTAGGCGGCTTAACAATATTCAACCAATTCCATTCTTTTTTCAAAACAAATTTCCAGAAATGCTGGAGTCCAAGGCGATCAATTTTGACTGTACTCCATGAATGAGAGTCAACCAAATCGGAAAAGTAATCTTCAAGTTGTTCGGGTTCAAGTTTGTCCGGGCAGCAGTCAAAGTAATCTCTTACCCGCCGGATGGCCCTGGAATAAGCATCAATGGTTTTTTGAGCCTTTCCCTGAAGTCTAAGGGTTTTTAAATGGCGCTCATAGAGTTCGTTAAAACGGTTTACTTCGGATGTGTTCATGGTATACTCCTTTAATTATAGATAGTTGGGATCTTCCGTTTGATCCCACAATTAGGAGTATACATAACTTTGGGGTTTTCCGCCGCGCGAGCGGCTTCGTTCAACGATAGGCTTAACCCTAACGTATCGATTCTAATTGTACGGAGAAAGAAGGGGCTGTTTTCGATAATTTTAATAAAAAGGTACTCTACACTTTTTCCAAGATTTCAATAGGAAAAAGTGGCCTTTTTTGTGAATCCGGGGCCACCTTACTTAATTGATAGTCATTAAGCAAGGTGGCCCCGGAATTACTGATAATTATTTTTTCTTTGATTTGATCTGAATAATCGCCTGATGAGGGCGGGCCTGGACGTCCATGTATCAAAATGTGTTGAAAAAGTTTCAATCTTCAGATACTAATTAGTTGTGACTAATTATATTATTAG is a genomic window of uncultured Desulfobacter sp. containing:
- a CDS encoding site-specific integrase; the encoded protein is MNTSEVNRFNELYERHLKTLRLQGKAQKTIDAYSRAIRRVRDYFDCCPDKLEPEQLEDYFSDLVDSHSWSTVKIDRLGLQHFWKFVLKKEWNWLNIVKPPKVKTIPDILTPGEVEKLIGATRKLRYRVFLLTTYSMGLRLGEALSLQVRDIDAARKLVHIRRGKGHKDRLIPLPDRTLVGLRELWKRHQHPKLLFPNANGSLETIQKAKSHMDRGGVQNAMKAVVADCGIKKKFPYTLCATVLRPICLKRA